One window of Schistocerca piceifrons isolate TAMUIC-IGC-003096 unplaced genomic scaffold, iqSchPice1.1 HiC_scaffold_1801, whole genome shotgun sequence genomic DNA carries:
- the LOC124740676 gene encoding piggyBac transposable element-derived protein 4-like has protein sequence MYVVTHNVIFFLEDEIDDSLSSDEDENDVEGVASNPAAVPYPKDSEWTAVDTYRPLPVNTTPRQILVDIDESSSVLDCSKVFLTDSDVNELKRQTNLYASQTIQKKRRGNNLKPHSVLSSWKPVTISEMRRFLGIIFHMCVSKKPKIADHWSTNPVLSCNFCPHVMSRLRFTQILSCLHLVDNSNQKKPGEDGFHPLYKVLPYYNNLKERCIQAYRPSEKVTIDEGICPFRGRVSFRVYMQNKPHKYGLKVYAVAEASSGYVVNFEVYAGKHIVDNSSSAVILRLLSDSSLLNKGHTVYLDRFYSSPELFQQLAEKGTGAVGTVNKSRKGLPKDLVSAKLKKGEMSFRRKDNVLAMKWKDKRDVYTLSTRHQATFGTHTKRNGSVVLKPLQVLDYNLNKIGVDIGDQRLQYNPFQHRTVKWWRKLYFHLLLMGVSNAFWLYNAVHRKKITITDFITVLAVQLVEDDTLEFIPRNEGTVGRLTKRHFLQHIPATTKKYAARVCHVCSSRSKKQSGKASRKETRYECEQCGVALCLEPCFKIFHTKKQYDSV, from the coding sequence atgtatgtagttacacataatgtgatattctttttagaagacgagattgatgacagtttgtcttcagatgaagacgagaatgatgttgaaggtgttgcttcaaatccagcagctgtgccgtatccgaaagacagtgagtggactgcagttgacacctaccgacctctgcctgtcaacacgacacccaggcagatactagtggatattgatgagtcgagttctgtactggattgcagtaaagtgttccttactgacagtgacgtaaatgaactcaagagacagacaaatttgtatgcatcacagacaatacagaagaaaagaagaggaaataatctgaagccccattcagttttgagttcgtggaagccagtgactataagtgagatgaggcgtttcttgggtattattttccacatgtgtgtttcgaaaaagcccaaaattgcggaccattggagcactaatcctgttcttagttgtaacttttgtccccatgtcatgagccgtttgcgtttcactcagatactgtcatgcttgcatcttgttgacaattcaaatcagaaaaaaccaggcgaagatggatttcatccactttacaaagttttgccatattataataatttgaaggagcgatgtatccaggcatatcgtccctcagaaaaagtgacaattgatgaaggaatttgcccatttcgaggtcgtgtgagtttccgtgtttacatgcaaaataagcctcataagtatggactgaaagtatatgctgttgctgaagccagtagtggctatgttgtaaattttgaagtttatgctggtaagcatattgttgacaattcttcgtctgcggttattttgcgattgttgtctgacagcagcttgctgaacaaaggccacactgtgtatttagatcgattttattccagtccagagctatttcagcaactggcagagaaaggcactggagctgttggtactgtgaacaaatccaggaaaggattgcctaaagatttagtatctgctaagctgaaaaagggcgaaatgtcttttcggcgtaaagataatgtattggcaatgaagtggaaagataagagagatgtgtatacattgtctacaaggcatcaagcaacatttggtacgcatactaagagaaatgggtctgtagtattgaaaccacttcaggtacttgattacaacctcaataaaattggagtggatattggagaccaacgcctgcagtacaatccgttccagcacagaactgtgaaatggtggcgaaaattatatttccatttgctgcttatgggagtatcaaatgcattttggctgtacaatgcagtgcacaggaagaaaattacaataacagactttataacagtgcttgcagttcagcttgttgaagacgacacacttgaattcattccaagaaatgaaggaactgtaggtcggctaacaaagagacattttttgcagcacatacctgcaactactaagaagtatgctgctcgtgtgtgtcacgtgtgcagttccaggagcaagaaacagagtggcaaggcttctcgcaaagagacacgatacgaatgtgaacagtgtggcgttgcactctgcctggaaccttgctttaaaattttccacactaaaaaacaatatgattctgtgtga